One genomic window of Eleginops maclovinus isolate JMC-PN-2008 ecotype Puerto Natales chromosome 12, JC_Emac_rtc_rv5, whole genome shotgun sequence includes the following:
- the zbtb26 gene encoding zinc finger and BTB domain-containing protein 26, with protein MAQNQVILQFRFATFSDSMLQKMNLLRHQRRFCDVTVRINQLEVPGHKVVFAAGSSFLRDQFILQQDSREVQISMIQEAEVGRQLLLSCYTGQLEFPELELVHYLTVASFLQMGHIVEQCTQALSKFIKPAHKLEVEGRREKEEGLSKREQEVRTVHQNKEDEEEDDSDDDDNDDDDDDDDVIIQPNSPPQILGRRLKQTDSDIAIVKVESVSDEAETPPAHFPRSPPPALHSPEPQHSLINSTVDSRCSDTAAPPGVSGYPLSPPPPSPPAEKHSIHQRNYDKPLQWYHQCPKCSRVFRQLENYANHLKMHKLFMCLLCGKTFTQKGNLHRHMRVHAGIKPFQCKICGKTFTQKCSLLDHLNLHSGDKPHRCNYCDMVFAHKPVLRKHLKQIHGKNSFDNANERNLHDGGIDFDFGQI; from the coding sequence ATGGCCCAGAACCAGGTGATCCTGCAGTTCCGCTTCGCCACATTCAGCGACTCGATGCTGCAGAAAATGAACCTCCTGCGACACCAGAGGCGCTTCTGTGATGTCACGGTGCGCATCAACCAGCTGGAGGTCCCCGGTCACAAGGTGGTGTTCGCCGCCGGCTCCTCGTTCCTGAGGGACCAGTTCATCCTGCAACAGGACTCCAGGGAGGTGCAGATCTCCATGATCCAGGAGGCGGAGGTGGGCCGGCAGCTGCTGCTCTCCTGCTACACAGGGCAGCTAGAGTTTCCCGAGCTGGAGCTGGTGCATTACCTGACGGTCGCCAGCTTCCTGCAGATGGGCCACATTGTGGAGCAGTGCACTCAGGCCCTCAGTAAGTTTATTAAACCTGCTCACaagctggaggtggaggggaggagggagaaagaggaggggtTGTCCaagagagagcaggaggttCGGACTGTCCACCAGAATAAGGAagacgaggaagaggatgacagtgatgatgatgataatgatgatgatgatgatgatgatgatgtgatcATACAACCTAATTCCCCTCCTCAGATCTTAGGCAGGCGCCTAAAGCAGACTGACAGTGATATCGCAATCGTAAAAGTGGAATCAGTGTCTGACGAAGCAGAAACCCCCCCTGCTCACTTCCCCAGGAGCcctcctcctgcgctccactCCCCTGAACCCCAGCACTCCCTCATCAACTCCACCGTAGACAGTCGTTGCAGCGACACAGCGGCGCCCCCCGGGGTGTCGGGATACCCCCTCAGCCCCCCGCCTCCATCCCCTCCTGCAGAGAAGCACAGCATCCACCAGAGGAACTACGACAAACCCCTGCAGTGGTACCACCAGTGCCCCAAATGCTCCCGGGTTTTCCGGCAGCTGGAGAACTATGCCAACCACCTGAAGATGCACAAGCTATTCATGTGCCTGCTGTGCGGCAAGACTTTCACGCAGAAGGGGAACCTGCACCGACACATGCGGGTGCATGCCGGCATCAAGCCCTTCCAGTGTAAGATCTGCGGGAAGACCTTCACGCAGAAGTGTTCGCTGCTGGATCACCTGAACCTGCACAGCGGGGACAAGCCGCACCGCTGCAACTACTGCGACATGGTGTTCGCCCACAAGCCGGTTCTCCGTAAACACCTGAAACAGATCCACGGGAAGAACAGCTTTGACAACGCGAACGAGCGCAACCTGCACGACGGGGGGATTGACTTTGATTTTggtcaaatataa